One stretch of Cohnella algarum DNA includes these proteins:
- a CDS encoding lasso peptide biosynthesis B2 protein, which yields MRKWKKFLSLRSDKKKLLLEALLYLGWARILKALPFSRVAPMLGEPMTETSYDRNLANERIALQISQAIRVASKHTWWESKCLVSAIAGMKMLQRRRIGSTLYMGTARDPSGKLVAHAWLRSGGLILTGAGGLEQYTVVAKFGQRMPETKGIPT from the coding sequence ATGAGGAAATGGAAAAAGTTTCTCTCCCTTCGCTCCGATAAAAAGAAGCTTCTGTTGGAAGCCCTTCTCTACTTGGGCTGGGCCCGCATCCTGAAGGCGCTGCCCTTTTCGCGGGTCGCGCCGATGCTGGGGGAGCCGATGACGGAAACCTCCTACGACCGCAACCTCGCGAACGAAAGGATCGCCCTGCAAATATCCCAGGCGATTCGGGTCGCCAGCAAGCATACGTGGTGGGAAAGCAAGTGCCTGGTTTCGGCGATCGCCGGCATGAAAATGCTGCAGCGGCGGCGAATCGGCAGCACGCTTTATATGGGAACGGCCCGGGACCCATCGGGCAAATTGGTGGCGCACGCCTGGCTCCGCAGCGGCGGACTGATTCTTACCGGAGCCGGAGGGCTGGAGCAGTATACCGTTGTCGCCAAATTCGGCCAACGGATGCCGGAAACGAAAGGGATTCCCACATGA